AGAGGTTCGTTACTCCTGGCATCGAGGCGAACTGCGGGCTGAATACGAAACTGGAGGCGAAGGCCTGAAGAACGTCTCGCTGGATTCGCTCAGTCGCGCCTACGAAATGGTGACGTCGGTGGTCGCGCCTTCGGTGGTGCATATCGACGTCAAACGCAAACCAACCGCCACTGACGAACAGATGCAAAAGTTGCTTGGTGGTGAATTTTTCGGCATGTCGGATCAGGGTAGCGGCGTCGTCGTCGACGAAGATGGCCACGTTCTGACGAATCGGCACGTCATCGCGGGGGGAGAATCCATCTCACTCACATTGAGTGATGGCCGGCGATTGCCCGCGCGCGTCGTGGGCACCGATGCATTGACGGACCTCGCTGTGCTCAAGGTTGAAGCGGATCGATTGATGCCGATCCGTTGGGGTGACAGTGACAAACTGCGCGTCGGATCGCCAGTGTGGGCTGTCGGCAGCCCGTTCGGCCTCGATCGAACGATCACGTTTGGCATCCTCAGCGGAAAGCATCGGTGGGTTCGGGCCGGTGAGCAGCACGGCGCGAGTGGTCGCTATCAAGATTTCATGCAAAGTGATGTCGCGGTCAATCCAGGTAATAGCGGTGGCCCACTCGTCGATGCCAAAGGCACGCTCGTGGGGATTAACACGGCGATCGTAGGAGACACGTATCAAGGCGTCAGCTTTTCCATTCCGAGTAATCTGTCAAAGCAGATTTATGAGTCAATCCGGGACACCGGGCGGGTCCAACGCGGGTACCTGGGCGTGAGCCTACAAGAGGTTCCGGACGAGTTGTTGACCACTGAAAACACCCGCGTACGCGGGGCCATCATCAATGGAATCGCTGGGCCTGGATCGCCCGGTGGCGTAGCCGGCCTCATGACCGGTGACATGGTGCGCCGCGTCGACGGTGTTGAGATTCAGGATGTCGGTCACTTAATGCGGATCGTCGGTGCGGCCGGCTCCGGCACACCCATTCAGTTGGACGTCCAGCGCGGCGACGAGGAATTGCAACTCACGGTCAATTTGGGTAACCGTCCCTTTGAGCTGGATCACTGATGGTCGGCAAGACCAACAATTGACCGGCCGAGAGGGAAATGGCTCATTCCGTTCATCAGCAAATCGAACAACTTTTCGAGCAATCGTCTCGGCAGGTGTTCGCTTCCTTGGCACGTCTGCTACGCGACCTGGACCTGGCCGAAGATGCGATGCAGGAAGCTTTTGCCTCCGCTGCGGACCAGTGGCCGCGAGATGGAATGCCCGAAAACCCCATCGCCTGGCTCGTATCGACAGGTCGGTTTAAGGCGATCGATGTCATCCGTCGGCGCGAAAAATTAAATGAAATCAGTCCGTCGTTGGCGGCAAGATTACAGGCGGTGACGGCGTCGAACCTGCAGCGTTCGGGTGCAGAAATCGAAGATGATCGCTTGCGATTAATCTTCACCTGCTGTCATCCCGCGATCGATGTGAAAGTCCAAGTTCCGCTGACCTTGCGAGAGGTCTGCGGGCTGACAACCGAAGAAATTTCGCGAGCATTTCTAACGACTCCCGCAACGATGGCCCAGCGCATTGTTCGTGGCAAGGCCAAGATCCGTGATGCTGCGATCCCGTTTGCGATCCCCGGGATCGCCGACTTGCCCGACCGACTTGGCGCTGTCCTGTCTGTGATCTACCTGATTTTTAATGAGGGATATTCCGCGTCGAGTGGCCACTCGATCACACGTGCGGATCTATCGAGTGAGGCCATTCGATTGTGTCGACTCGTGCTCGCGCTCATCGACGACACCGAAGTAATGGGGCTGCTGGCGCTGATGTTAATCCACGAGTCTCGGCGGGAAGCTCGTCAAACGGCGGGCGGTGACATCGTGCTACTTGAAGATCAGGATCGAACGCAATGGGATCGCGTCATGATCGCGGAGGGAGAAGAGCTGATCTCGCGTTCATTGACGCGTCGCCGGATTGGTGTCTATACCATTCAAGCTGCCATTTCTGCTGTGCATGCCCGAGCCGCCAGTGCCGACCAAACGGATTGGCAGCGAATCGTTTCTCTCTACGATCTACTCCTGCAGCTTGAGCCCTCCCCTGTCGTGGAGCTCAATCGCGCCGTCGCGATCGCGATGCGTGACGGTCCAGCAGCAGGTCTCGAGCTCGTTGACGCAATTTTGGAGCGTGGCGAATTGAGCCGTTACGCACTGGCCCACTCCGCACGTGGTGAGCTGCTGCGTCGGACCGGGAACGCAGATATCGCTAAACAAGCATTTGAAACTGCGTTGACACTGACGACGCAAGAATCCGAACGCCGGTTTTTGATCGCCAAGTTGGAAGGAATTCACTAGCGAGCAGGGCCAACTACCTGCCACAGAGTCGCATCCTGTATCACTCCAACCTTGAGTGACATTAAATCCGGGCGCTCACGACAGCACGTAGCGGGGGTCACTCAATCTCGCTTGAGCACGATACGCTTTTGCGGCCGCTTCGGGATAAATTGCGTTGATCATGGCACCGGTGGAAAGTTCGAATCCAGCCATCCGGGAGACCCGTGGGAAGATATCCATTGCCCAGTGCTGTGATTCCGGAGCGCCGTTGAAGGCGACCGGGCAGGTATGGATAAGCATGTTGTAAGCGGTGCCAGGCCGCAGTGCTTCGAGCCAGCGTACAATCCGCAGAGTCAAACGCGCCAGTTCGGCGAGCGGGCGAGCTCTTAGATCGCTGAAACAGGGCAGGTGCTCCTTCGAGGTGACCCGCACCTGCATAGGAAAGCGACTGGCAAAGGGACAGTAGGCTACAAACGAGTCTGTTTGGCTGACCACTCGGCTCTTCAATTCAATTTCGCCCCGCAACAGGTCGCATTGCAGGCAGGATCCGACACGGGCATGGTGTGCTTGCAGGCGACGGGTTACCTGTTGCACGAGGCCGGGCACTCGATTCGTGGCAATTAATTGTGAGTGACTGTGCTGCAGAGATGCGCCTGCGTCGCGGCCGACATTTTTAAAAATGCTCACGTGCTGCACGCCCGGCACGTTTCTCCAGAAGCGGACGCGTTCGGCGTAGGCCGCGAAGACGAGCGAAACCTCGGCGGTGTTGAGCTCGCCAAGTGACTCGGTGTGTCGTGGTGACTCGATGATGACCTCGTGCCCACCGCGAGCGGCGTCGCATGGGAAGAGCTTGCTAGCCGAGGAGGCCCGGCGGCGGGACCCCGTGGACGGATGCACGGTTTGTGCGTGTTGGTAGGACGTCAGTGCTGTATTGGAGCGGTGCATGCGAGCCGAGACAGGCATGGCTTCGTTCTCAGTGCACTGTTCGTCGCCCTCCGAGTCTGGCGTTCGAACCCCAGCATCCTCGAGACGTGTCACTGCGGGATAGAGATTGGGAACGACTCGCACTGACCAACTTTCAGCTTGATCACCAGTGACGGAAGTCGCGACGGCGTGCGATGCGCTCACATCGTCAAGTTTCGCCACCCACACTGGATCAGGCGTTCGATCTTCCTTTCCCGAACAGAACGGACAGTCAATATCAGCGTTGGGCTTGTGCGAGTGGTTGGCGTATTGATCGGGACGCTGGGAACGCGTCGTGGCGAACCAGGTCCATTCGCCGGTGATCAAGTCCAACCGAGATTGACCAGCCTGGGGATCGAGCATTTCTGCTTCAACCGGCGAGGAGCCGGGGGTGGACCGCATCTGAGCGTCGGGGGATTGTAAATCAATTGCCTCTGCGGAAGCTCGTGAATCAGCTCCTGCACGGGCAACGATTGTGGGGATTCTTCCAGAGTCGTTCAGTGATTTGTCCGTCGGGCACTGCGTGGGAGGCTCCGCCGTCGAACAAGGCCCCGAAAAAACTGCTTTTAGGTTGCACAGTCGGCTGTCGGTGCCACCCAGATTCGATGGTTGGGGATAGCGCACGCTCGCATCCTCAGCAGCCTGATCGGATCCACAGGGGGCATGATCTGGCTCCCGCGCGGGCACTGTTTCTGCAACTGATTGAGCCAATGTATCGCCTTCATGCCGACGCGATTCTCGATCGCTCAATCGGAGCTTTCGACTGTCACGTCGCACACGTAAGCGTCCGCCATTGAGATCGACTCGCGATATGGGCATGGTGGCTTCCGTTTGGTCAGGGGCAGATTAGCAGGTGCATGCTCTTTGGGTTCCGCAGGCGCGGGGGATCGTCAACCGCTTATTCTACGGAATTTTTTAATCCTGATAGGGGGTAAATTGCTAGCATTCCTCTTCACAGTCCTGGTGGGGGTCAGACCCGCATTTTTCCGTTCTGTTTAAGGGATATTGTTTTCTCGTAGAGCTCAATGTACTGGAGAGCACTTGCCCCCCATGACCAATCCCGTGTCATGCCGCGCTCCACAATTTTTTTCCAAATTTCTTTTTCATGGAACCGCAAGCGGAGCGCATCGCCGATGGCGCGGTCCAAAGAAGCCGCATCGTGGCCGCGGAGGTGAAACCCTGTCGCGGTTTCGTTTTCCACCGTTTCACGCGTCGTATTGATGATTGTATCGGCCAATCCGCCGGTCTCTGTCACTACGCAAATGGTCCCATATCGCAAACTGTACAGTTGGTTCAACCCGCATGGCTCGTACCGACTGGGCATCACAAAGAGATCACTGGACGCTTCGATGCGGTGGGCCAGCGGATCGCTGAAGCCGACATAGGCGGCGAGTTGGTCGGGGTGCTCCGAAGCCAGCCACGTCAGTTCGCTTTCGATGACCGGGTCACCACTGCCCAAGACGGCCCATTGCGTGGGCCGTCTTTCTCGCAAATGCTCTCGCATCACTGGCAAAATCAAGTCCCAGCCCTTCTGATCGGCGAGGCGGCCGACCAAGCCGATCATGGGGACGTCTGGATTGCTCGGCAATCCCAATTCGGCCTGCAGAGCGAGTTTGTTTTCGAGTTTGCCGTGCTCCCAATTGGTAACATCGTAGTTTCGAACCAGATTGACATCCTTCGCAGGATTCCAAATATCGGTGTCGATCCCGTTGATAATTCCGCTGACGCGGTCCCCCAAGCTGCGAAGAATCGGATCAAGGCCGCAGCCGTGCAGCGGCGTTTTGATTTCTTCAGCATAGGTGGGACTGACTGTGCAAACCTGATCAGCAGTGACAATTCCCGTTTTCAGAAAGTTCATGCCCCCGTAGTATTCGAACGAGTCACTGCGGAAGCGGTCCCACGGCAGTCCTGTCGCTTCGAAACTCTCTGCTGGAAACGAACCTTGGTACGCCAGGTTGTGGATCGAGAGCACGGTGGGCGTATCACGGGGGAAGCCGTGGCCATCGTTTTGGACGAGTGCGGGTACGAGCGCCGTTTGCCAATCGTTGCACTGAATCAGGTCGACGGGGCGATCCATCCGCTTCATCACCTCGATCGCAGCGCGGCAGAAGAAAATGAATCGTTCAGCGTTGTCGCGATAGTCGCCGTGTTTGTCGCCGTAAAGGAAAGGGCGAGAGAAGTACTGAGGTTGATCGACGAAATAGACCGGCACCATGCCGCCTGGCAGGTAGCTCCGCAGCACTCGGCCCCCGACGATGCGATCGCCAGGCATCTCGATTGCGAAGCTCATTTCGGTTTGCTCAATTGTCATCTGAGACCGACGAATCGAATCGAAGGCGGGCATGATCACTGCGCATTGATGACCGGCATCTGCGACGACACTCGGGAGCTTTCCACAAACGTCAGCCAAACCGCCCGTTTTTGCAAACGGCACCGCTTCGGTAGTAAGATAGACAATGTTCAATTCAATACCCAGAGTTGGCAAATCAAGATTAGATGTCGTTCGGATGCCACGTAGCGGCACTGCACACAATAAACTAAAGCAAACATACAATGGGAAGTTTGCCCGCGACGATTTCCCGGTCGCCCTTTTTTTCGTTCGAGATCTGATCACTTTTCATGCCGCTCCCCCTTGTTGATTTTTGGAAACGCTTGCTTCAAAGCGGTCTAGCGGATGCCTCTACCCCAAGACTGTGGGCGGCAGATTTCGCCGCCGCGCACAACTCAGCGCCCCCTTCAGACCCGTTAGCACTCGCCAAATGGTTAGTCCAAACGGGGCGATTGAAGCCGTTTCAGGCCGCCTGTTTGACTCGACCGAATCCCCAGGGGGATGTAGAGAGTGAACAGAAAAGAGAGTTTCGTTTTCCGGTATTGCGGATTGCGCCGCTTACACAGGTGGCCGAGCAATCGTTGCCCACGTTGACGCAGTGGTTACCCGTTGAGCACGACAGGCACCCCGGCGATTCGGGAATCGTTCTGCAACTCTCGCCGAGCCGACTGACTCCAGAGGACGGTGATCGGTTGCGATGGCTGGCTGCAGCGCAGCACCCAGGACTGCCAAATCATGAGTTAATCGTGTTGGCCGGCGCACCGCTGGGAAGTTACTTTACGACTTTGCCACTGGACACGTCACTCGACGCGATTGGCGTGTTTGCAACGGTTCCTCCGGGGGAGTCGTTGGCCGAGCACTGTACCCGGGGGCCCGATTCCCGCTGGACCGCACCTCGAATTGTGCCTCTGATTAAGACCCTTTGCGGGGCCATGGGACAATTAGAGAGCGGCCGTCTGGCATTCCCGCCAATGCCCTCTCCTGATCGAATTTGGATTCCGCACGATGCGAAGTCACCGGGGATCCTGTGGATCGATCCGGCTGATTTTCTGTCCGGGGACGCGTTGGACTGTTCCCAGACGATTACCAGCCACGACTCTCGACTGCTCTACACTGCACCGGAGGCAATCGCAGCGGAAGGGAGCCCTTCGAGTTCGTGGGCCAGCCAATCGATCTATGCGTTGGGCTGCCTGGCATACCGACTTCGGTTCGGCCAACACGCCTTTGCCGCTGCCAAAGACGAACAGATTCGCTCGCGACAACTGCGTTTTGAACCACCCGAGTTGAGCGAGGCGGTCTCTCAAGGGGCTGCAGGGGACCCGTTACTACGCGTATTGGCCTACGCGCTCGCAAAGGATCCTCAGTCAAGGTTCGCGAGTTTTGACGCGTTCACCCAAGCGCTCGCAGCCACTCAGACGCTCGCAGCGTCCGTGCCCGCAGGAGAGTCGTCCGTCCCCGCGGGAGAGTCGTCCGTCCCCGCAGAAGAACAGCGGTCGCCACCAGACCGTATCCACAACGAATCGTCCTCGGCGGCCAAGCAGGCTGCCGAGCCATCGCAGCAACCCGCCGATCAGCTGTCGGCGGAGGCAGGCGGCCGCGACGACCAGGGCATTGCGTCCAAATCGCCCGCCCCTGTGATCGCGGCAACTACCGCAACGCCAGCCGTTCAAAAAGATCAGGCAACGAACCCAATCTCGCACTCCTCCGGCAAAACGACGGCGGTGCCCAGTCGCCTCAGCGCGGCGGCATCCCCAACGGTCTCCCCCTCAGCGACGGCCGCCCGTCCCACGGCCGAGCCCACCTCATCGGCAGAGTCGGCCTCGGACGCAGGTGTTGCTGACCAATCATCGGGAAAGGCTCCATCGGGAAAGACACCGCGCCCCCTGGTTCCGGAGCGTCATCCGCGCCGTCCAAGTCGTCGGCGAACGGCATGGTTGATCCTCGGCAGCATGTGGATCCCGATTATCTTGTTGGTGGTAGCTCTGGCACTTCAAGATCCCGACGCCCCCCGACCAGTCGCCAAGCGAGTGCGCCCACCGATTCCGGCGGTCATCCCGTCTGTCACCGGACGCCGCCCCGCGCCGCAGCAGCCGAGACCTGCGATACCTCCGGCCCGATCTCAAACCAAAGCCAGCGACAACGAGTCCATCGAGATTGTCTCCGATGATCGGATGTTGTGGGCACCCCCATCGGCTCTTTTGGCAACCGATCCGGCCAGCAGTATCGACGCAGCGGACGAGGACCGCCTGCGGGCCACCATGTTGCTACCACCGGGACCGGCTGCCCTCACCACATTTCATCTACCTAATCTGAACGCCACTGGTCTCCGCGACGCGTTCGCCCCGGAGCTGTCCACGTTGTGGACTCAACTACAAAATCGGCTCGCCGTGCCCCTTGACGATGTGCGTCTGCTTGCGTTGGCGTGGTTCCCAGGGCGAGACGGAGTCCCTGAGATCGCCATGGCGGTCCATTTGAAATCCCCGCGCACACTCGATGAACTCACTCAAGGCTGGGAGGCATCGCTAGCGGTGGTTCCAGGCGGAGCCAAAATCTATGCGGGCGACGATCCTGACGGTGATGCGTACTATCCCCATTTCGTGGCTAGCGGTCAGTCATCCGACGGATCTGCCGATGGTGACTCGGCTGCACGACGCGTCGACGCATTCGCAATTGGCTCAATTGCAAGAATGACGCAGGTGGCTGAGGTAGAGGGTGCGCCGGTGCTGCTGCCGCGACAACTCGAGGAACTTTGGCAGGCGTCCCGCCCCACCGACGCGATCGCAATGTTGAGTTCGCCCTATTTCTTGATCGCAGATTCACGAGCATGGGTCAATCAAACGGCCCCGACGCTATTGGATTGGATTCGTGCGACATTGACGCCTGAGTGCGGTGGTCTGCTAGTGCGCGTGGCGGCTGCACCGCAGGAGTATTCATCCAGCGAGTCAACGACGACCCCACGAGGTAGCTATATCGAACTTCGGCTAGCGGCTGCACCGGGTAAAAACCCAGCGACACTGAAATCCAAAGTCTTAGCTCGCATCGACGAGGCTGCCGTGGCAGCGGAGGACTTCCTCGTTAGCGGTGAAGTCGACCCATCCTGGCGACTGCTGGCGGCACGGTTGCCGAGCATGTGGATGTTCACGGGTGAACAGGTGCGTTCAGCGGCCATCAAGCGTGAAGTCATTTTCAATGCCTATTTGCCGCCGATGGCGCTCCCGCAACTCGCCCTAGGAACCCTGCTCGCTGCCAACACCACGACAACAATTGCTACCGCCAGTGATGTCAGCCCGATGCAAAAACTTACTATCGAGGAGATGCTCGAACGCCCAATGTCGGTCAGTTTCGGCCAGGAATCACTGCAGTTCGCGATCGACACCATTATCAATGAGTTCGCGGCTGATCTGCCCGAGGGCAATCAGGCACCGGCGGTGGAGATCATCGGCGGTGACCTGCAAAAGATGGGGATCACCCAGAATCAACAGGTTCGGAATTTTAACAAGTCGGATCTGCCGCTCCGCACTGTGCTTACCGACTTGATGCTCGGTGCGAACCCCGATCGCACCGCAACCGGCCCCGCCGACCCGAAACAAGCGCTGATTTGGGTTGTGGTCGGGGAAGGCGACGACGCAGAGATTAAAGTGACAACTCGCGAGGCAGCCCAGGGAACCTACGAGTTGCCCAAGGAGTTTCAGTTGGCGCCGTAACCAGGTCCGGATGGGCGATTCGATCGACAGAACGCGGTTACCGGGGTACAATGTAAATGATCTTTCGGATAGCTCACATGCAGGCATCAACACTGCCATTATGGCGGAGAAACTGGTTTGGCAAGCGATTTGCTATACTCTCTCGATCTGCTAGGTTTGTTGGTGTTTGGTATTGATTTAAGCTGCG
This genomic window from Allorhodopirellula heiligendammensis contains:
- a CDS encoding S1C family serine protease, whose protein sequence is MASMRDDISPTPHQSGSRPASMRGEDERARELIAFRVTVDQPEGHSLISVDDAEPRAVEHDGSDRGEREHGSMQATEIEGRDEIEGQDEIEGREPINIQAIDGLVQIDEFAACPPPMPIEPPPICKAGGAEEQPQAIEESAPARTDNSPIVQSLTLIASMVVMLLIARFSVPRIVEEVRYSWHRGELRAEYETGGEGLKNVSLDSLSRAYEMVTSVVAPSVVHIDVKRKPTATDEQMQKLLGGEFFGMSDQGSGVVVDEDGHVLTNRHVIAGGESISLTLSDGRRLPARVVGTDALTDLAVLKVEADRLMPIRWGDSDKLRVGSPVWAVGSPFGLDRTITFGILSGKHRWVRAGEQHGASGRYQDFMQSDVAVNPGNSGGPLVDAKGTLVGINTAIVGDTYQGVSFSIPSNLSKQIYESIRDTGRVQRGYLGVSLQEVPDELLTTENTRVRGAIINGIAGPGSPGGVAGLMTGDMVRRVDGVEIQDVGHLMRIVGAAGSGTPIQLDVQRGDEELQLTVNLGNRPFELDH
- a CDS encoding galactose-1-phosphate uridylyltransferase — encoded protein: MPISRVDLNGGRLRVRRDSRKLRLSDRESRRHEGDTLAQSVAETVPAREPDHAPCGSDQAAEDASVRYPQPSNLGGTDSRLCNLKAVFSGPCSTAEPPTQCPTDKSLNDSGRIPTIVARAGADSRASAEAIDLQSPDAQMRSTPGSSPVEAEMLDPQAGQSRLDLITGEWTWFATTRSQRPDQYANHSHKPNADIDCPFCSGKEDRTPDPVWVAKLDDVSASHAVATSVTGDQAESWSVRVVPNLYPAVTRLEDAGVRTPDSEGDEQCTENEAMPVSARMHRSNTALTSYQHAQTVHPSTGSRRRASSASKLFPCDAARGGHEVIIESPRHTESLGELNTAEVSLVFAAYAERVRFWRNVPGVQHVSIFKNVGRDAGASLQHSHSQLIATNRVPGLVQQVTRRLQAHHARVGSCLQCDLLRGEIELKSRVVSQTDSFVAYCPFASRFPMQVRVTSKEHLPCFSDLRARPLAELARLTLRIVRWLEALRPGTAYNMLIHTCPVAFNGAPESQHWAMDIFPRVSRMAGFELSTGAMINAIYPEAAAKAYRAQARLSDPRYVLS
- a CDS encoding RNA polymerase sigma factor; protein product: MAHSVHQQIEQLFEQSSRQVFASLARLLRDLDLAEDAMQEAFASAADQWPRDGMPENPIAWLVSTGRFKAIDVIRRREKLNEISPSLAARLQAVTASNLQRSGAEIEDDRLRLIFTCCHPAIDVKVQVPLTLREVCGLTTEEISRAFLTTPATMAQRIVRGKAKIRDAAIPFAIPGIADLPDRLGAVLSVIYLIFNEGYSASSGHSITRADLSSEAIRLCRLVLALIDDTEVMGLLALMLIHESRREARQTAGGDIVLLEDQDRTQWDRVMIAEGEELISRSLTRRRIGVYTIQAAISAVHARAASADQTDWQRIVSLYDLLLQLEPSPVVELNRAVAIAMRDGPAAGLELVDAILERGELSRYALAHSARGELLRRTGNADIAKQAFETALTLTTQESERRFLIAKLEGIH
- a CDS encoding serine/threonine protein kinase, whose protein sequence is MPLPLVDFWKRLLQSGLADASTPRLWAADFAAAHNSAPPSDPLALAKWLVQTGRLKPFQAACLTRPNPQGDVESEQKREFRFPVLRIAPLTQVAEQSLPTLTQWLPVEHDRHPGDSGIVLQLSPSRLTPEDGDRLRWLAAAQHPGLPNHELIVLAGAPLGSYFTTLPLDTSLDAIGVFATVPPGESLAEHCTRGPDSRWTAPRIVPLIKTLCGAMGQLESGRLAFPPMPSPDRIWIPHDAKSPGILWIDPADFLSGDALDCSQTITSHDSRLLYTAPEAIAAEGSPSSSWASQSIYALGCLAYRLRFGQHAFAAAKDEQIRSRQLRFEPPELSEAVSQGAAGDPLLRVLAYALAKDPQSRFASFDAFTQALAATQTLAASVPAGESSVPAGESSVPAEEQRSPPDRIHNESSSAAKQAAEPSQQPADQLSAEAGGRDDQGIASKSPAPVIAATTATPAVQKDQATNPISHSSGKTTAVPSRLSAAASPTVSPSATAARPTAEPTSSAESASDAGVADQSSGKAPSGKTPRPLVPERHPRRPSRRRTAWLILGSMWIPIILLVVALALQDPDAPRPVAKRVRPPIPAVIPSVTGRRPAPQQPRPAIPPARSQTKASDNESIEIVSDDRMLWAPPSALLATDPASSIDAADEDRLRATMLLPPGPAALTTFHLPNLNATGLRDAFAPELSTLWTQLQNRLAVPLDDVRLLALAWFPGRDGVPEIAMAVHLKSPRTLDELTQGWEASLAVVPGGAKIYAGDDPDGDAYYPHFVASGQSSDGSADGDSAARRVDAFAIGSIARMTQVAEVEGAPVLLPRQLEELWQASRPTDAIAMLSSPYFLIADSRAWVNQTAPTLLDWIRATLTPECGGLLVRVAAAPQEYSSSESTTTPRGSYIELRLAAAPGKNPATLKSKVLARIDEAAVAAEDFLVSGEVDPSWRLLAARLPSMWMFTGEQVRSAAIKREVIFNAYLPPMALPQLALGTLLAANTTTTIATASDVSPMQKLTIEEMLERPMSVSFGQESLQFAIDTIINEFAADLPEGNQAPAVEIIGGDLQKMGITQNQQVRNFNKSDLPLRTVLTDLMLGANPDRTATGPADPKQALIWVVVGEGDDAEIKVTTREAAQGTYELPKEFQLAP